In the Candidatus Omnitrophota bacterium genome, one interval contains:
- a CDS encoding MraY family glycosyltransferase: MIRYFLTSFFISAAAAIVFTPIVRRLALALGVVDKPGGRKVHRQNMPTLGGIAIAAAFFAGITVAFRAVPGAMGTFSLKFAGLCVGSAIILLLGVIDDIVPLKAKLKLVFQVIAASILIGCGFTVEEVTIPFYGKFSLGISGAVFSMLWIVGIVNAINLLDGLDGLAAGVSAIASFFIFLSAVEQHDYVVAFLAFALTGACAGFLPFNFYPARIFMGNPGSMFLGFILAAISIVSFQKSSTVITLFIPVIALGVPIIDTLLAIVRRLAKKKHIFQADKEHIHHKLLFREESQRRVVLSLYFLSVCFGMIALSFRGIKGLYAIIALGVVILVTYKWMKDSGFLDFR, from the coding sequence ATGATCAGGTATTTCTTAACCTCATTTTTCATCTCCGCGGCGGCGGCGATCGTCTTTACCCCTATAGTCAGAAGGTTGGCGCTGGCGTTAGGGGTTGTCGACAAACCCGGCGGCCGGAAGGTGCACCGGCAGAACATGCCGACTTTGGGCGGGATAGCGATAGCCGCGGCGTTTTTCGCGGGCATAACCGTCGCTTTTAGGGCAGTGCCGGGGGCGATGGGCACATTTTCACTGAAATTTGCGGGATTATGCGTAGGCAGCGCGATCATCCTGCTGCTGGGGGTGATAGATGATATCGTACCGCTCAAAGCGAAATTGAAACTCGTCTTCCAGGTCATAGCCGCTTCTATCCTGATCGGATGCGGATTTACGGTTGAAGAAGTGACCATACCGTTTTACGGAAAATTCTCCCTCGGGATCTCCGGGGCCGTTTTTTCGATGCTCTGGATAGTCGGCATCGTCAATGCCATAAACCTTCTCGACGGACTTGACGGGCTCGCTGCCGGCGTCTCGGCGATAGCCTCGTTTTTTATCTTCCTGTCAGCCGTCGAACAGCACGATTATGTAGTGGCTTTCCTGGCTTTCGCCCTTACCGGCGCTTGCGCGGGATTCCTGCCGTTCAATTTTTATCCGGCGAGAATATTTATGGGGAATCCGGGAAGTATGTTCCTTGGATTTATACTGGCGGCGATATCCATAGTCAGTTTCCAAAAAAGTAGTACCGTGATAACTCTATTTATCCCGGTAATAGCCCTGGGCGTCCCTATAATCGATACCTTGCTTGCCATCGTCCGCCGCCTGGCAAAAAAGAAACACATCTTTCAGGCCGACAAGGAGCACATCCACCATAAACTCCTTTTCCGTGAGGAATCCCAGAGGAGGGTGGTGCTCTCTCTTTATTTCCTGTCGGTCTGTTTCGGGATGATCGCCCTGAGCTTCAGGGGCATAAAAGGCCTTTATGCTATTATCGCTCTGGGCGTCGTGATCTTAGTGACTTATAAGTGGATGAAAGATTCCGGCTTCCTCGATTTTAGGTAA